The following coding sequences lie in one Peromyscus maniculatus bairdii isolate BWxNUB_F1_BW_parent chromosome 3, HU_Pman_BW_mat_3.1, whole genome shotgun sequence genomic window:
- the Trnt1 gene encoding CCA tRNA nucleotidyltransferase 1, mitochondrial isoform X1 — MQRCLYPWHRQVLSCSWSRLCLLKRYLFTMKLQSPEFQSLFTEGLKSLTELFAKENHELRIAGGAVRDLLNGVKPQDVDFATTATPTQMKEMFQSAGVRMINNKGEKHGTITARLHEENFEVTTLRIDVTTDGRHAEVEFTTDWQKDAERRDLTINSMFLGFDGTLFDYFNGYADLKNKKVRFVGHAKQRIQEDYLRILRYFRFYGRIVDKPGEHDHETLEAIAENAKGLAGISGERIWVELKKILTGDHVNHLIHLIYDLGVAPHIGLPANANLEEFNKVSKNVEGFSPKPMTLLASLFKVQDDVTKLDLRLKISKEEKNLGLFIVKNRKDLIKATDSSEPLKPYQDFVIDSREPDATARVCELLKYQGEHGLLKEMQQWSVPPFPVSGHDIRKVGISSGKEIGALLQQLREQWKKSGYQMEKDELLSHIKKT; from the exons ATGCAGAGGTGCCTGTATCCCTGGCACAGGCAGGTCCTGAGCTGTAGTTGGAGTAGATTGTGCCTTCTAAAGCGATACCTATTTACAATGAAGTTGCAGTCTCCAGAATTCCAGTCGCTTTTCACAGAAGGGTTAAAGAGCCTGACAG AATTATTTGCCAAAGAGAATCATGAATTAAGAATAGCAGGAGGAGCAGTGAGGGATTTACTAAATGGGGTGAAGCCTCAGGATGTGGAtttcgccaccactgccacccctACTCAGATGAAGGAGATGTTCCAGTCAGCTGGCGTTCGCATGATAAACAACAAAGGAGAGAAGCATGGGACGATCACTGCCAGG CTTCATGAAGAAAATTTTGAAGTTACTACACTCCGGATTGATGTTACCACTGATGGAAGGCATGCTGAGGTAGAATTCACAACTGACTGGCAGAAAGATGCTGAACGAAGAGATCTCACCATAAATTCCATGTTTTTAG GTTTTGATGGTACCTTGTTTGATTATTTTAATGGTTatgcagatttaaaaaataaaaaagttcgaTTTGTTGGAcatgctaaacagagaattcaagaAGATTATCTTCGCATTTTAAGATACTTCAG GTTTTATGGCAGAATTGTCGACAAACCTGGTGAGCATGACCATGAGACTCTAGAAGCAATTGCAGAAAATGCCAAAGGTTTGGCTGGAATATCAGGAGAGAGGATTTGGGTAGAACTGAAGAAAATTCTTACTGGTGACCATGTAAACCATTTGATCCATCTGATCTATGATCTTGGTGTGGCTCCTCACATAG GTTTACCTGCTAATGCAAATTTAGAAGAATTTAACAAAGTCAGTAAAAATGTTGAAGGCTTTTCACCAAAACCAATGACTCTTTTGGCCTCTTTATTCAAAGTACAAGATGATGTCACAAAACTGGATTTGAGattgaaaatttcaaaagaagagaaaaacttgGGTTTATTTatagttaaaaacagaaaagacttGATTAAAGCAACAGATAGTTCAGAACCATTGAAACCATATCAAGACTTCGTTATAGAT TCAAGGGAACCAGACGCAACTGCCCGTGTCTGTGAGCTGCTCAAGTACCAAGGAGAACATGGCCTGCTCAAGGAGATGCAGCAGTGGTCTGTCCCGCCCTTCCCTGTGAGTGGACATGACATCAGGAAAGTGGGCATTTCTTCAGGGAAGGAAATCGGGGCCCTGTTGCAGCAGTTGCGCGAACAGTGGAAGAAAAGTGGTTACCAAATGGAAAAGGATGAACTTCTAAGTCACATAAAGAAGACCTAA
- the Trnt1 gene encoding CCA tRNA nucleotidyltransferase 1, mitochondrial isoform X2 — protein MQRCLYPWHRQVLSCSWSRLCLLKRYLFTMKLQSPEFQSLFTEGLKSLTELFAKENHELRIAGGAVRDLLNGVKPQDVDFATTATPTQMKEMFQSAGVRMINNKGEKHGTITARLHEENFEVTTLRIDVTTDGRHAEVEFTTDWQKDAERRDLTINSMFLGFDGTLFDYFNGYADLKNKKVRFVGHAKQRIQEDYLRILRYFRA, from the exons ATGCAGAGGTGCCTGTATCCCTGGCACAGGCAGGTCCTGAGCTGTAGTTGGAGTAGATTGTGCCTTCTAAAGCGATACCTATTTACAATGAAGTTGCAGTCTCCAGAATTCCAGTCGCTTTTCACAGAAGGGTTAAAGAGCCTGACAG AATTATTTGCCAAAGAGAATCATGAATTAAGAATAGCAGGAGGAGCAGTGAGGGATTTACTAAATGGGGTGAAGCCTCAGGATGTGGAtttcgccaccactgccacccctACTCAGATGAAGGAGATGTTCCAGTCAGCTGGCGTTCGCATGATAAACAACAAAGGAGAGAAGCATGGGACGATCACTGCCAGG CTTCATGAAGAAAATTTTGAAGTTACTACACTCCGGATTGATGTTACCACTGATGGAAGGCATGCTGAGGTAGAATTCACAACTGACTGGCAGAAAGATGCTGAACGAAGAGATCTCACCATAAATTCCATGTTTTTAG GTTTTGATGGTACCTTGTTTGATTATTTTAATGGTTatgcagatttaaaaaataaaaaagttcgaTTTGTTGGAcatgctaaacagagaattcaagaAGATTATCTTCGCATTTTAAGATACTTCAG AGCCTAA